One window of Pleurodeles waltl isolate 20211129_DDA chromosome 3_1, aPleWal1.hap1.20221129, whole genome shotgun sequence genomic DNA carries:
- the PIGBOS1 gene encoding protein PIGBOS1, which yields MFRRFTVPQMLLASLVGIAGGFYIYKPIYEQYYWDNRTTKETEDKPQEEKNQK from the coding sequence ATGTTTCGTAGATTTACTGTACCCCAGATGCTTTTAGCCTCTCTCGTTGGCATAGCAGGAGGATTCTACATTTATAAACCAATCTATGAACAGTATTATTGGGATAACAGGACAACAAAAGAAACAGAAGATAAACCACAAGAGGAAAAGAATCAAAAGTGA